The Pirellulales bacterium sequence TGGTTGAGAATCCTGAGATTGCGGCACTCCTGTTACACAAGAAGCCGGACCTGACGGTGCAGAGTAACGGCAAGACTCCCCTCCAATATGCGGTCGACAATCTAGTCCGCCCAGACGGCATACATCACAAGGACATCTGGTATGAGATCATCCGGTTGATGCTGGATGCCGGTGCTGAATATGACATCATTACGGCGATTGATTTGGACGATCTCGACCGAGTCACAGCAATCCTGAAAGAGTCTCCGGAACTCGCGAGTCGTCTCCGATTCGATAGCCCTCTGCGCACGGCGGCAGCCCTGGGCCGTCTGGAGATTTGCCAGTACTTGATCCGCGAACATCATGTAGATGTGAACGACCTGGAAGGTGGATATGGCTTTCCCGTAATCCAGATGGCGTTGGCATATCCCAACGTCGTGAAGCTTTTGATTGAAAGCGGCGCCAATGTAAAGGCTAGGATTACCGGCCAGGGTGGCCCATCGGGCGTCATGTTTGTCGGCGACGACGCGACGCTATTGCATTACGCCGCTTGCGTCGGAGTGCCAGAGACGATCGATATGTTGATCGACAATGGGATCGACGTTTTTGCTCATTCTCGCCCCGGGTATCAAAAATTCGATTACCCAACCGCGCTCGAAGTAGCGTCACTCTTTGGCAAGGCCGACAACGCTCGGGCGATTCTCAAGCATCCCCGTTTTGCCGAGGCCGATGTCAAGCTTCGGCAGGAGCTTGTGGATAAGTGCCTTCTGATCGCGGGCCGGTCCCCGCAGTACGTACACGCGTACCTGTTCCAAGGAGGACGCTATCAGTGGCCGGAGCTGGTGGAGCTGCTACTCGAGAATGGTGCAGATCCAAGCGGCAGTGAAGGCGGACGAAACGTCGTGCTGATCGTGGCTGAGGAGATTCACCCCACGTATCTGAAGCAGAATCGAGAGGCGAAGGACATCATCGCCAATCTGATTCGGCATGGCGCGACGCTGGACATCGTTTCCGCCGTCGCCATCGGCGATGAGGCACAGGTATCTCGATTGCTGAACGAGAATCCTGAGGCCGCCAGTTCACGGCATCCCAATGGGTATCCCGTGCTGCACTTTGCGGTAGACATGAACTACCAAAGAATCGTCGCGGCGCTTTTGAAAGCTGGTTGCGATGTCGACATACGAAATGAGTGCGACGGAACCGGTTATTTAGGTCAAACGGCCTTGCATAGCGCCGCATTCTGGGGCCATTACGATATTGCCAAGGTGCTGATCGAATCGGGGGCGGATGTCAACGCGCTAACAGACCGAAGAAACACGCCGCTGCATGAAGCGGCCCAGTGTGGCAGCACAAGGGTGTTGCGGTTGTTGCTCGAAAACGGTGCGATACCGGACGCCGTAGGCAAGGATGGCGAGACGCCGCTGGATTGGTGCCGTCAGATGAACCGCACAAATGCTGCTGAAATCGAGGAGATCCTTCGTGCGCACATTGTGGTAAAGGCCAAATGAGTAACTGTCGACGAATGACGGATTGCCACTAGCGGGTAATGATCGGGGGCTCGTTACTGTGTCGCTTGTTCTGCTTCAACGGCCCAATCGTGCGGCGACGGCGTTTAGCAACGCCTCGTCCGATGCGTCGAAGGCGCCGACGGCGTCCGAGTCGGCGTCGATCTGGCCGATCACTTCGCTGGCGTGATGAATCAGCACCACGATCTCGGCGCGGGTTGTGGTCGAGCAGGCGAGGTAATTCGCAACCTCGCGAACGTCGGCGATCAGTTGATTCTTGCCCTGCGCGATCGCGGTGCCGCAGACCCCCTGCCCTACTGCAATTTGGGTATGCTCGGTCGGCTTGCCGACGAATGGCCCCAGCGTGAGCGTATGCCCCGCCAGCCAGTAGATGCCCACCCATTGATAATGCGAGAAGCTCTTGGCGATTAATTGCATGGCGACCGTGGGGGGATCAGCGGCGCCGGCGAGTGCCGCATCGAGTTCGGCGAGGAATCGGGCGGCACGGTCTGGTTGGATCATGCTTCGAGAACCAATACAAGTGCGCGGGGAGCGAATAACGCTATGGTATCAACATCGGTGGCGGGATCGAGCGAGCGTGACCGACGTCACGGGCCGATCCGAACGATGACCTACTGTTTACTTGACCTCTGTGAGCGATTTATCCGTGACGTTCGTTGAACCACTTTTTGATTACGCGCGGTCGCACGTTTCGCTGTTAGTGGCTTCGGTCGCTGTGTGGATCGTGTCGGTGGTGGTCACGTTGTGGGTGGCCCGGTATTACCTGGTTTCGATTCCGGCCGACTATTTTGCGCATCCTCATCGGCCGCTCGCGGCGTGGCAGGGCTCGCATCCGGCCCGGCGCTGGGCGTTGCTCGTGGCGAAGAACGTGCTGGGGGCCGTGTTTCTCGCGGCGGGGCTGGTAATGCTGGTGACGCCGGGATCGGGCTGGATCGCGCTCTTGTTGGGGCTTTATCTATTGGATATCCCTGGCAAGCGTGCGGTCGAGCGGCGAATTCTGCAGCGGCCGGCGATTTTGCGCTTGGTCAATCGGGTGCGCGCCGGCGCGGGGCAACCGCCGCTGGTGTTTGAGTTGCACGCAGCGGCGGTGCGTTGAAAGGAGGCCTTCGAAGATTCCGTCGCTGGCGCTTCGGTCTGGTGTGCTTAACCCAACACGCAAATCGGCACTGCTGGGCAAGCCAGCAGTGGCACCCGCACGGACCGGAGAGTCGTGGTGGGCGTTAAGGAATCGCGTTACTTCTTCGCGCCGGGGGCGGGCGATTCGTCGACCAGCTTCAGGGCGTTCTCAATCAGGATCTCGCCGGTCATTTCGCCGAGCGAGGTGTTCGAGACGTATTCGTAGCGCTTGAAGCTGGCGAAGTCGACCTTGGTCAGGATGTAGCCGAAGGCATCGTTCGTCAGGCCGAACAACATATTGTTCTCGCCCTTCATGTGCCGCTTGATGTAGTAGCCGATGTTCGGCAGGGCCTCGCCCGGAATGGTGAGAATCTGCGCATTGCCGATATTAATCAGGTTCATGCGAGTGCTGACCGACTTGTCGTCGTTGTGCGGATATTTCAGCGGCGAGGCCAGGATAATCGTCCACATCAGCCGCGATTCGACCGGGAACTTGACCTGCTTCGAAAAGCAGGCCAGCGGCGGATCGGTCTGTGTTTTGGCGTCCTTCACAATTCGTTCGGCTTCGCTGGCCATGAGGTGGCCGATGCGCAGGCATTCGTCCCACACGCGGGCGTCATGCCACTTGGCATGAACCGGATCCGAGGGCTTGTCGAGGATGCGATTGTCGGCCGTGACCATTCCGCCTTGCGCGCCGTTCATGAACATGCCCATTCCGCCGAGATCGGCTTCGAGCTTGTCGCAGAGCGGGCCGACCAGGTCGGGGCTGACCAGGCCGACGCCGTTACCGAGAACTTCTGGATGGACGGCGTAGTTGACCAGCGTCACGATCGTCTTGCCAGCAGGCGTGAGGGCCTGGATCACGCTCATCCGCGGGTCATAGAGTTCCGGAGCGTAATAGTTGTAAGCGATCTTGCCCTGCGCCTCGCCGGTCGCGATTTTCAATTGCGCGGGCTGAAGATTATCCAGCGCCTG is a genomic window containing:
- a CDS encoding ankyrin repeat domain-containing protein, with the translated sequence MSRSHKKSTLRFFTSGLWLVVLASSASCTQSPAPVPAENAVAKSEADVQPIHLIPAEGEEENVPTGFEALTSYIEEGKSDSIITVLNADPTWINFRDHDDFTLLHYATQYGKVEVVEWLLNHGADVNAVGINHLAPLHLVENPEIAALLLHKKPDLTVQSNGKTPLQYAVDNLVRPDGIHHKDIWYEIIRLMLDAGAEYDIITAIDLDDLDRVTAILKESPELASRLRFDSPLRTAAALGRLEICQYLIREHHVDVNDLEGGYGFPVIQMALAYPNVVKLLIESGANVKARITGQGGPSGVMFVGDDATLLHYAACVGVPETIDMLIDNGIDVFAHSRPGYQKFDYPTALEVASLFGKADNARAILKHPRFAEADVKLRQELVDKCLLIAGRSPQYVHAYLFQGGRYQWPELVELLLENGADPSGSEGGRNVVLIVAEEIHPTYLKQNREAKDIIANLIRHGATLDIVSAVAIGDEAQVSRLLNENPEAASSRHPNGYPVLHFAVDMNYQRIVAALLKAGCDVDIRNECDGTGYLGQTALHSAAFWGHYDIAKVLIESGADVNALTDRRNTPLHEAAQCGSTRVLRLLLENGAIPDAVGKDGETPLDWCRQMNRTNAAEIEEILRAHIVVKAK
- a CDS encoding GAF domain-containing protein; the encoded protein is MIQPDRAARFLAELDAALAGAADPPTVAMQLIAKSFSHYQWVGIYWLAGHTLTLGPFVGKPTEHTQIAVGQGVCGTAIAQGKNQLIADVREVANYLACSTTTRAEIVVLIHHASEVIGQIDADSDAVGAFDASDEALLNAVAARLGR
- a CDS encoding PGPGW domain-containing protein, whose product is MTFVEPLFDYARSHVSLLVASVAVWIVSVVVTLWVARYYLVSIPADYFAHPHRPLAAWQGSHPARRWALLVAKNVLGAVFLAAGLVMLVTPGSGWIALLLGLYLLDIPGKRAVERRILQRPAILRLVNRVRAGAGQPPLVFELHAAAVR